In a genomic window of Festucalex cinctus isolate MCC-2025b chromosome 11, RoL_Fcin_1.0, whole genome shotgun sequence:
- the gpr183a gene encoding G-protein coupled receptor 183-A, translated as MDTTPPPLIVDHPSADNGSTCDSLYAHRNYARVFMPLVYCVVFLVGLLGNALALHVIRPNLKKMNSTTLYSLNLVISDILFTLSLPVRITYYALGFHWPLGEALCKISGLIFYINTYAGVNFMTCLSIDRYIAVVLPLRFSRLRKVSNVRYICVGVWLLVLAQTLPLLGMPMTNAEPDGFITCMEYPNFEKLDHIATILIGGVFLGYVIPVVTILVCYSILCSKLHSTAKTNHLTEKSGRSRKAIGVICCVSLVFVVCYSPYHINILQYMVRKLVSSPDCADLTAFQVSLHITVCLMNLNACLDPFVYFFACKGYKRKLMKLLKLEVSVSVSSVARTLPEISSKDIIDGNKMELGGSASGSANERLMERRSQLYV; from the coding sequence ATGGACACTACCCCTCCTCCTCTGATTGTTGACCATCCATCCGCTGACAACGGGTCCACCTGCGACAGCCTGTATGCCCACAGGAACTACGCCCGGGTCTTCATGCCACTCGTCTACTGCGTGGTCTTCCTGGTGGGCCTGCTGGGCAACGCCCTGGCGCTGCACGTCATCCGGCCCAACCTGAAAAAGATGAACTCCACTACGTTGTACTCGCTCAACCTGGTGATTTCGGACATCCTTTTCACGCTCTCGCTTCCTGTCAGGATCACGTACTACGCGCTGGGCTTCCACTGGCCCTTGGGTGAGGCTCTGTGCAAAATCTCAGGCCTCATCTTCTACATCAACACCTACGCCGGTGTCAACTTCATGACCTGCCTGAGCATCGACCGCTACATCGCCGTCGTGCTGCCCTTGCGCTTTTCCCGCCTGCGCAAAGTTAGCAACGTGCGCTACATCTGCGTCGGCGTGTGGCTGCTGGTCCTGGCGCAGACACTCCCGCTCCTCGGTATGCCAATGACCAACGCCGAACCGGACGGCTTCATCACCTGCATGGAATACCCCAATTTCGAGAAGTTGGACCACATAGCCACTATCCTCATCGGCGGCGTCTTCCTCGGTTACGTCATCCCCGTCGTCACCATCCTGGTGTGCTACTCCATTCTTTGCTCCAAACTCCACTCCACGGCGAAGACCAACCACCTGACGGAAAAGTCGGGACGCAGCCGCAAGGCCATCGGCGTCATCTGCTGCGTGTCGCTGGTCTTCGTGGTCTGCTACAGTCCCTATCACATCAACATCCTGCAGTACATGGTCCGCAAGCTGGTGTCCAGCCCGGACTGCGCCGACCTGACTGCCTTCCAGGTGTCGCTGCACATCACGGTGTGTCTGATGAACCTCAACGCCTGCTTGGACCCCTTTGTGTATTTCTTCGCCTGCAAGGGTTACAAAAGGAAGCTCATGAAGCTGCTGAAGCTGGAGGTCAGCGTGTCCGTCTCCAGCGTTGCCAGAACTTTGCCTGAAATCTCGTCCAAGGATATCATCGATGGCAACAAGATGGAGCTCGGCGGTTCTGCTTCGGGCTCAGCTAATGAGAGGCTGATGGAGAGGAGATCGCAGCTGTACGTGTAA
- the gpr18 gene encoding N-arachidonyl glycine receptor: MTLIPSLPLAWLPEHRTFSLFFYSFVFIIGVIVNMTALWVFALTTKRRTSITVYMINMALVDLTFILMLPFRTIYLQWEFWPFGDIFCRISATLNVFYPCIALWLFALISADRYMAIVQPKHSKELRNVPKTVAA; encoded by the coding sequence ATGACGTTGATTCCCAGCCTGCCCCTCGCATGGCTTCCAGAGCACCGTACATTCAGCCTTTTCTTCTACAGCTTCGTATTCATAATTGGCGTCATCGTCAACATGACAGCTTTGTGGGTGTTTGCCTTGACCACCAAGAGGAGGACCTCCATCACTGTCTACATGATCAACATGGCGCTAGTGGACCTCACCTTCATCCTGATGCTCCCCTTCCGCACGATCTACCTCCAATGGGAATTCTGGCCCTTTGGCGACATTTTCTGCCGTATCAGCGCCACTCTCAATGTCTTCTACCCCTGCATCGCCCTGTGGCTCTTTGCTCTGATCAGCGCCGATCGCTACATGGCCATCGTGCAGCCCAAGCACAGCAAGGAGCTGAGGAACGTCCCCAAGACGGTGGCGGCGTGA
- the LOC144030769 gene encoding G-protein coupled receptor 183: MAAGNTTNQSSCDVLIYQRAAVVLYPIFYSLIFIFSVCGNALVLVVICQRKQKLNSTAVYLLNLALSDGLFTLTLPGRIVYYILHFDWPFGDLLCRMSTLLFFANTYAGIGFMTCISLDRYLAVVHPQRLRCLRRVKMVRWVCCLVWALVSAQVAPLLFRNMLQHHEGRRTCMEYFNLDSSQWLPHFLILACVVSFCCPLAAILASYASVHMKLRRAAAERVSASRRNQRANGIILLILLTFVVCFSPYHLNVMQFMCRRIHHEVSCEELRSFKVSSQITFSLMNFNCCLDPVIYFFAIKTYKKQMLSLFKDRLCPSSNAASSKTAENSSSNS, from the exons ATGGCTGCTGGCAACACCACCAACCAGAGCAGCTGTGACGTGCTCATCTACCAGCGAGCCGCCGTGGTCCTCTATCCAATCTTCTACTCTCTGATCTTCATCTTCAGCGTGTGCGGCAACGCTTTGGTCCTGGTGGTGATCTGCCAGAGAAAGCAGAAGTTGAACTCCACCGCCGTATACCTTCTCAACCTGGCCTTGTCCGACGGCCTGTTCACGTTGACGCTGCCGGGAAGGATCGTTTACTACATCCTGCACTTCGACTGGCCTTTTGGTGACCTCCTCTGCAGGATGAGTACACTCCTCTTCTTCGCCAACACATACGCAG GAATTGGCTTCATGACCTGCATCAGTCTGGATCGCTATCTGGCCGTGGTACATCCTCAGCGGCTGCGCTGTCTACGGAGGGTCAAGATGGTCCGTTGGGTCTGCTGCTTGGTTTGGGCTCTGGTGTCAGCTCAGGTTGCTCCTCTGCTGTTCCGCAACATGCTGCAGCATCACGAGGGCAGACGAACCTGCATGGAGTACTTCAACCTCGATAGCTCCCAGTGGTTGCCGCACTTCTTGATCCTGGCCTGCGTCGTCTCTTTCTGCTGCCCGCTCGCCGCCATCCTGGCCTCCTACGCCAGCGTCCACATGAAGCTCCGGCGAGCGGCGGCTGAGCGGGTTTCTGCATCGAGAAGGAACCAACGAGCCAACGGCATCattctcctcatcctcctcaccTTCGTCGTGTGCTTCAGCCCATACCACCTCAATGTCATGCAGTTCATGTGCCGAAGGATCCATCATGAGGTCTCGTGTGAGGAGCTGAGGAGTTTTAAGGTGTCCTCCCAG ATTACCTTCTCACTCATGAATTTCAACTGCTGCTTGGACCCGGTCATCTACTTCTTCGCCATTAAGACGTACAAGAAGCAAATGTTGAGCTTGTTTAAGGACCGCCTGTGCCCTTCCTCTAACGCCGCCTCATCCAAGACAGCtgaaaacagcagcagcaacagctga